From Paludisphaera rhizosphaerae, the proteins below share one genomic window:
- a CDS encoding agmatine deiminase family protein translates to MPTTPAQLGFRMPAEWEPHEATWIAWPHNHEDWPGKFAPTPWVYTEIVRILSRHETVNVVVADRAMESKAALKIEKAGAHLDRVRFFRAATDRVWLRDSAPSFVVRDGEPKGVEGEPAEPVAMVNWKFNAWAKYDNYHEDKRLGRRIARKTSLHRWTPRVQVDGLSRRVVLEGGSIDVNGKGTLLTTEECLLSDVQARNPGLGREGIEQVFADFLGAPNVIWLGRGVHGDDTHGHVDDIARFVDAKTVVAVVEPNRDDPNHEPLQDNLQRLRKARDQNGKPLRVVELPMPAPVTFEGEILPASYANFYIANGVVIVPTFNDPNDRIALNTLAELFPKREVVGVHCVDLVLGLGTLHCLSQQQPAAPAVG, encoded by the coding sequence ATGCCCACGACCCCCGCGCAGCTCGGTTTCCGGATGCCCGCCGAATGGGAGCCCCATGAGGCGACCTGGATCGCCTGGCCTCACAACCACGAGGACTGGCCGGGCAAGTTTGCGCCCACGCCCTGGGTCTACACCGAGATCGTCCGCATCCTCTCTCGGCATGAGACCGTCAACGTCGTCGTCGCCGATCGCGCCATGGAGAGCAAGGCGGCCCTCAAGATCGAAAAGGCGGGCGCGCATCTGGACCGCGTCCGATTCTTCCGCGCCGCCACCGACCGCGTCTGGCTTCGCGACTCGGCCCCGTCGTTCGTCGTCCGCGACGGCGAGCCCAAGGGCGTGGAGGGGGAGCCCGCCGAGCCGGTGGCGATGGTCAACTGGAAGTTCAACGCCTGGGCCAAGTACGACAACTACCACGAGGACAAGCGCCTGGGCCGTCGCATCGCCCGTAAGACGAGCCTGCACCGGTGGACGCCCCGCGTCCAGGTCGACGGCCTCTCGCGCCGGGTCGTGCTGGAGGGAGGCTCCATCGACGTCAACGGCAAGGGGACGCTCCTCACGACCGAGGAGTGCCTGCTGTCGGACGTCCAGGCGCGCAACCCGGGGCTCGGCCGCGAGGGAATCGAGCAGGTTTTCGCCGACTTCCTCGGCGCTCCCAACGTGATCTGGCTTGGCCGGGGCGTCCACGGCGACGACACCCACGGCCACGTCGACGACATCGCCCGGTTCGTTGATGCGAAGACGGTCGTCGCCGTCGTCGAGCCGAACCGGGACGACCCGAACCACGAGCCGCTCCAGGACAATCTCCAACGACTCCGCAAGGCCCGCGACCAAAACGGCAAGCCTCTGCGCGTCGTCGAGCTGCCGATGCCCGCGCCGGTGACCTTCGAGGGCGAAATTCTGCCCGCGAGCTACGCCAACTTCTACATCGCCAACGGCGTCGTCATCGTGCCGACGTTCAACGATCCCAACGATCGGATCGCCTTGAATACGCTGGCCGAGCTGTTTCCCAAACGCGAGGTCGTCGGAGTCCACTGCGTGGACCTGGTGCTCGGCCTGGGAACTCTCCATTGCCTCTCCCAGCAGCAGCCCGCCGCGCCGGCCGTCGGCTGA
- a CDS encoding carbon-nitrogen hydrolase, whose amino-acid sequence MRANRPPFRVGLIQMRCSTDPADNLRRACDMLREAASKGAQVACLPELFLTQYFCQTEDASTFDLAEPIPGPSTDALAKVARETKMTIVGSLFERRAAGVYHNTAVVLESDGSLVGKYRKMHIPDDPLYYEKYYFTPGDLGFKTFETKHAKVGTLVCWDQWYPEAARLTAMQGAEVLFYPTAIGWHPSEKAEFGEAQASAWETMQRAHAIANGVFVGAINRIGHEGAPDGGLEFWGGSFLADPFGRILAKASRDREEVLIAECDPRLQEETRRNWPFLRDRRIDAYAPITQRFLD is encoded by the coding sequence ATGAGGGCGAACCGCCCGCCGTTCCGCGTGGGATTGATCCAGATGAGGTGCTCGACCGACCCGGCCGACAACCTGCGTCGGGCGTGCGACATGCTGCGCGAGGCGGCGTCGAAGGGGGCGCAGGTCGCCTGTCTTCCCGAGCTTTTCCTCACGCAGTATTTCTGCCAGACCGAGGACGCCTCGACCTTCGATCTCGCCGAGCCGATCCCGGGGCCGAGCACCGACGCCCTGGCGAAGGTCGCCCGCGAGACGAAGATGACGATCGTCGGCTCGCTCTTCGAGCGGCGTGCGGCCGGGGTCTACCACAACACGGCCGTCGTGCTGGAGTCGGACGGTTCGCTCGTCGGCAAGTATCGCAAGATGCACATCCCCGACGATCCGTTGTACTACGAAAAGTACTACTTCACCCCCGGCGACCTCGGCTTCAAGACCTTCGAGACGAAGCACGCGAAGGTCGGGACGCTCGTCTGCTGGGACCAGTGGTATCCCGAGGCCGCTCGCCTTACGGCCATGCAGGGGGCGGAGGTCCTCTTCTACCCAACGGCCATCGGCTGGCACCCCAGCGAGAAGGCGGAGTTCGGCGAGGCTCAGGCGTCCGCCTGGGAGACGATGCAGCGCGCCCACGCTATCGCCAACGGCGTTTTCGTCGGGGCGATCAACCGGATCGGCCATGAAGGCGCCCCCGACGGCGGCCTGGAGTTCTGGGGCGGATCGTTCCTGGCCGATCCGTTCGGCCGGATCCTGGCGAAGGCTTCGCGCGACCGCGAGGAAGTGCTCATCGCCGAATGCGATCCCCGCCTCCAGGAAGAGACCCGCCGCAACTGGCCCTTCCTCCGCGACCGTCGCATCGACGCCTATGCGCCGATCACCCAGCGGTTCCTGGACTGA
- a CDS encoding efflux RND transporter permease subunit: protein MNPIIFALRRPVTVLMLMLALALGGLYSLYRMQKDIFPSLNQPVIYVVHSYGGMDPKQIEGLATNVYETLFQYISGLEHVESRSLQSMCVMKLYFQPGTNMSEATANTVAYSNKAVSIMPYGSQPPFIIRLDAGSLPVGYLVFASKTKTIAEIQDMAMYRVRPMFASIPGTMSPPPFGGNVRAIVINLDPDRLRSYGLSPQDVVEALDRGNYASPSGNVTIKDQMAVVPANTMVLDPKELNNVPLKLGQNVYIRDVGKVSDSSDIEVGYALVNGRTSVYLPVVKRADASTLSVVADVKASLPRFQAALPDDVTISYEFDESPIVHRAIESVGVEGALGAGLTGLMVLLFLRDLRSVIVVVLNIPLALLGSIIVLDLTGNTINVMTLGGLALAIGILVDEATVEVENIHTQMEHTPSIARAVRQGNLETAVPRLLALLCILSVFIPSFIMQGAVKALFLPLSLAVGASMITSYLLSSTLVPVLSVWLLTGHEHDHDAEKADRENHPGMFSRLMGVFESVLGWTVKHRVKVVAAYLAITATVVVLVGTQLGRELFPRVNAGQFQMRVRPPEGTRYDLTLRVAQKTLEAIGEEVGPENVATSMGYIGAIPPQFTVNLAYQWSRGPDDSMLRVGLRPGSKIDVFELQENLRKSLPEKVGSWFRDELIRLGVDKDDAEERADRLVFAFEPGDLISSTMSLGSPAPIEVVVNGRNLTDTAAFMDRVYEQLDKVPSLRDLQIQQTLHYPTVQVVVDRERAGLSGVTARDIGDSMIAATYSSRFTSRNYWRDDISGTSYQVQVSVPPTKMTEATDVSLIPITKSGRRPDAPVEPSNPESPLLLRDVARVMRSAMPGEIDRYNMRRYLSVTANVEGEDLGRAITQVRQAIKAAGEPPRGVEVDMRGQVKPMEQMFTSLQIGLAVAVLVILIMLTAYFQSFRLALTAVASVPAVLTGVVLALYLTNTTLNIESFMGAIMAVGVAVSNAILLVSFADRDRRELHLAPAEAAVMAAKGRLRPIIMTSCAMIAGMIPMSLALEEGSEQNAPLGRAVVGGMAMSTFAALLVIPAVFTLVMARASKVSPSLDPDDPESPHYDPAAATHHDGHHAAPGHSHDHHRNGDSRADAPPPLDGAPSNGQASPPEESPNVHHT, encoded by the coding sequence GTTGCAGAGCATGTGCGTGATGAAGCTGTATTTCCAGCCGGGCACGAACATGTCGGAGGCGACCGCGAACACGGTGGCCTACTCGAACAAGGCCGTGTCGATCATGCCTTACGGCTCGCAGCCGCCGTTCATCATCCGTCTCGACGCGGGCAGCCTGCCGGTGGGATACCTGGTCTTCGCCAGCAAGACGAAGACGATCGCCGAGATCCAGGACATGGCCATGTACCGTGTCCGGCCGATGTTCGCGAGCATCCCTGGCACGATGTCGCCCCCGCCCTTCGGCGGCAACGTCCGGGCGATCGTCATCAACCTCGACCCCGACCGCTTGAGGTCGTACGGGCTCTCGCCGCAGGACGTGGTCGAGGCCCTCGATCGCGGCAATTACGCGAGCCCATCCGGCAACGTCACGATCAAGGACCAGATGGCCGTGGTCCCCGCCAACACGATGGTGTTGGATCCGAAGGAGTTGAACAACGTCCCGCTGAAGCTCGGCCAGAACGTCTACATCCGCGACGTGGGGAAGGTGTCCGATTCGTCCGACATCGAGGTCGGCTACGCGCTGGTCAACGGCCGGACCTCGGTCTACTTGCCGGTGGTCAAGAGGGCCGACGCGTCGACCCTGTCAGTCGTGGCCGACGTCAAGGCGAGCCTCCCGCGTTTCCAGGCCGCCCTCCCGGACGACGTGACGATCTCTTATGAGTTCGATGAATCGCCGATCGTCCACCGGGCCATCGAGAGCGTCGGCGTCGAAGGGGCGTTGGGAGCCGGCCTGACGGGCCTGATGGTGCTCCTCTTCCTGCGCGACCTCCGCAGCGTGATCGTGGTCGTCCTGAACATCCCGTTGGCCCTCCTGGGATCGATCATCGTCCTGGACCTGACCGGCAACACGATCAACGTCATGACGCTCGGCGGCCTGGCCCTGGCCATTGGCATCCTCGTCGACGAGGCGACCGTCGAGGTGGAAAACATCCACACGCAGATGGAGCACACCCCTTCGATCGCGCGAGCCGTCCGCCAGGGCAACCTGGAAACGGCCGTGCCGCGACTGCTCGCGTTGTTGTGCATCCTCTCGGTGTTCATCCCCTCGTTCATCATGCAGGGGGCGGTGAAAGCCCTGTTCCTGCCGCTCTCGCTGGCGGTGGGCGCGTCGATGATCACGTCGTACCTGCTGTCGAGCACGCTCGTCCCGGTCCTCAGCGTCTGGCTCCTGACCGGCCACGAACACGATCACGACGCAGAGAAGGCCGACCGCGAGAACCACCCTGGGATGTTCTCCCGGCTGATGGGCGTGTTCGAGAGCGTCCTGGGCTGGACCGTCAAGCATCGAGTCAAGGTGGTGGCCGCCTACCTGGCGATCACCGCGACTGTAGTCGTCCTGGTTGGGACTCAACTCGGACGCGAATTGTTCCCGAGAGTGAACGCGGGCCAGTTCCAGATGCGAGTCAGGCCGCCTGAGGGGACGCGGTACGACCTGACGCTGCGGGTCGCCCAGAAGACGCTGGAGGCGATCGGCGAGGAGGTCGGGCCGGAAAACGTCGCGACCAGCATGGGCTACATTGGGGCCATCCCTCCCCAGTTCACGGTGAATCTCGCCTACCAGTGGAGCCGCGGGCCCGACGACAGCATGCTCCGCGTCGGACTTCGCCCCGGGAGCAAGATCGACGTCTTCGAACTCCAGGAGAATCTCCGAAAGTCGCTGCCGGAGAAGGTCGGCTCGTGGTTCCGCGACGAGTTGATCCGTCTGGGAGTCGATAAGGACGACGCCGAGGAGCGCGCCGACCGTCTGGTCTTCGCCTTCGAGCCTGGCGACCTGATCTCCTCGACGATGAGCCTGGGCTCCCCTGCGCCGATCGAGGTGGTCGTCAACGGCCGCAACCTCACCGACACGGCCGCGTTCATGGACCGGGTCTACGAGCAGTTGGATAAGGTGCCCAGCCTCCGCGACCTCCAGATCCAGCAGACGCTCCACTATCCGACGGTCCAGGTAGTCGTCGACCGCGAGCGGGCTGGGCTCAGTGGAGTCACGGCCCGCGACATCGGCGATTCGATGATCGCGGCGACTTACTCGAGCCGCTTCACGTCGCGAAATTACTGGCGCGACGACATCTCAGGGACTTCCTATCAGGTCCAGGTGAGCGTCCCACCGACGAAGATGACGGAGGCCACGGACGTCTCCCTGATCCCGATCACCAAGTCGGGCCGACGACCCGACGCCCCCGTCGAGCCGTCGAATCCCGAGAGCCCCCTGCTCCTCCGCGACGTCGCCCGCGTGATGCGATCGGCCATGCCCGGCGAGATCGACCGCTACAACATGAGGCGCTACCTCAGCGTGACGGCCAACGTCGAGGGCGAAGACCTGGGCCGGGCGATCACTCAGGTCCGCCAGGCGATCAAGGCCGCCGGCGAGCCTCCCCGCGGCGTCGAGGTCGACATGCGGGGCCAGGTCAAGCCGATGGAGCAGATGTTTACGAGCCTGCAAATCGGCCTCGCGGTGGCGGTCCTGGTGATCCTGATCATGCTCACGGCCTACTTCCAGTCGTTCCGACTGGCGTTGACGGCGGTGGCCTCGGTGCCGGCGGTCCTCACCGGCGTCGTGCTGGCGCTGTATCTCACAAACACGACCTTGAATATCGAATCGTTCATGGGCGCGATCATGGCGGTGGGCGTCGCGGTGTCGAACGCGATCCTGCTGGTCAGCTTCGCCGATCGAGACCGTCGCGAACTGCACCTCGCGCCCGCCGAGGCGGCCGTGATGGCGGCGAAAGGACGCCTGCGGCCGATCATCATGACGAGCTGCGCCATGATCGCGGGGATGATCCCCATGTCGCTGGCCCTGGAAGAGGGGAGCGAGCAGAACGCGCCGCTCGGCCGGGCGGTGGTGGGAGGGATGGCGATGTCCACCTTCGCCGCGCTGCTGGTCATTCCCGCCGTGTTCACGCTGGTCATGGCCAGGGCCTCCAAGGTGTCGCCGTCGCTCGACCCCGACGACCCGGAGAGCCCGCACTACGATCCGGCAGCGGCGACGCATCACGACGGCCATCACGCCGCCCCAGGGCACTCCCACGATCATCACAGAAACGGAGACTCGCGGGCCGACGCCCCCCCTCCGTTAGACGGCGCCCCGAGCAACGGCCAGGCATCGCCACCTGAGGAGTCCCCGAATGTCCACCACACGTAA
- a CDS encoding efflux RND transporter periplasmic adaptor subunit, which translates to MSTTRNKGGRRCAFLGATVALLTLAPGCSHHEAAPPPKGEKRPDAVDPQSFSVQRRDIQMQVVQPGTVQAYESTPIFSRINGYVEKYNVNIGDRVKVGDVLLTMWVPDLVESLNQKTAMVDRAKVEIRVAESSLRSAEATLENAKAHIVSSQAVVKRSQAAYTRWESEYNRLNQLVANQVLNSQVRDETYRQFEEAAATRDQSDAMVNEAVASRDRAAADLERARVDVESAKAELSVAEAERRQAQVLVDYGQIKASYDGVITQRNVSPGDYLQAGGGTGDTNRPLFVLEQTDPVRVFVGVPELAANFIKDGDTALVRIQAVAGALRAGKIVRTSFSLNPTTRTLQTEIDIPNSDGHLRPGMYVTVVVTVDRKQVFSVPSNAVIFVGGQNYALDLSINGKIIRTPVLVGPSDDQYTEILRKRPPGAPPEGWTMLDGDEVVVVNATKSGMDKPAEPAK; encoded by the coding sequence ATGTCCACCACACGTAACAAGGGCGGCCGGCGTTGCGCCTTCCTGGGCGCCACCGTCGCCTTGCTGACCCTCGCGCCAGGTTGCTCCCATCATGAAGCCGCTCCGCCTCCCAAAGGCGAGAAGCGCCCGGACGCCGTCGATCCCCAGTCGTTCAGTGTCCAGCGCCGCGACATCCAGATGCAGGTCGTGCAGCCCGGGACCGTCCAGGCTTATGAGTCGACCCCGATCTTCTCGCGGATCAATGGATACGTCGAGAAATACAACGTCAACATCGGCGACCGCGTGAAGGTCGGCGACGTCCTCTTGACCATGTGGGTCCCCGACCTCGTCGAGTCACTGAACCAGAAGACGGCGATGGTCGACCGGGCCAAGGTGGAAATCCGAGTCGCCGAGAGCAGCCTCCGCTCGGCGGAAGCCACCCTGGAGAACGCCAAGGCGCACATCGTGTCCTCGCAAGCGGTGGTCAAGCGGTCGCAGGCCGCCTACACGCGGTGGGAGTCGGAATACAACCGCCTCAACCAACTCGTCGCCAACCAGGTGTTGAACAGCCAGGTCCGCGACGAGACCTACCGTCAGTTCGAGGAAGCCGCGGCCACGCGAGACCAGTCGGATGCGATGGTCAACGAAGCCGTCGCCAGCCGCGACCGCGCCGCGGCCGACCTGGAACGGGCCAGGGTCGACGTCGAGTCCGCCAAGGCGGAACTGTCCGTCGCCGAGGCCGAACGTCGCCAGGCCCAGGTGCTCGTCGACTACGGTCAGATCAAGGCCTCTTACGACGGCGTCATCACTCAGCGCAACGTCAGTCCCGGGGACTATCTGCAGGCCGGCGGCGGGACCGGCGACACGAATCGGCCGCTCTTCGTCCTGGAGCAGACGGACCCGGTCCGCGTCTTCGTCGGCGTCCCCGAGCTGGCGGCCAACTTCATCAAGGACGGCGACACCGCGCTGGTCCGCATCCAGGCCGTCGCGGGCGCGCTACGCGCCGGCAAGATCGTCCGCACCAGCTTCTCGCTCAATCCCACGACGCGGACGCTTCAGACCGAGATCGACATCCCCAACTCCGACGGCCACCTCCGACCCGGCATGTACGTCACCGTGGTCGTGACCGTCGACCGCAAGCAGGTGTTTTCGGTTCCCTCGAACGCGGTCATCTTCGTGGGAGGCCAGAACTACGCTCTCGACCTGAGCATCAACGGCAAGATCATCCGCACGCCCGTCCTTGTGGGTCCCTCGGATGATCAGTACACGGAGATCCTCCGCAAACGTCCCCCGGGCGCCCCGCCCGAAGGCTGGACGATGCTCGACGGCGATGAGGTCGTCGTCGTGAACGCAACCAAGTCGGGCATGGACAAGCCGGCAGAGCCGGCGAAGTGA
- a CDS encoding glycoside hydrolase 5 family protein → MKTSFSAVLILLLVPAMARAQVAVEADARGVARVLVGGVDVLKDVGVAVVKPGWKGDLANQRTADPSEVSIRKEGDLTTYVIPLHEPFAGVLIERIVRQKDEVRLEFEAIPDEEAEIEAVVLRGALETAEHAGKTSYFIGDDEAPHGVLPPALDAEHYVVWGGRPRWIGFEKPEEQGLRIDPGDARIQIQDDRKWNAPHFSLMAMTSGGEVLARKPIRISLAFKAQAAGVLAKEANASGVAAGSDDRPLAIADARLDRDRVDVFAPVTIDLDVHARYENPFDPDQITVDAEVVAPDGRKTSVPGYYQSPFQLERTDRAETLKPAGPGGFRVKYSPVVAGRHSMTIKVKDASGEVRSKPLMFTAVASKSPGFIRVAEKAPHYFRFDDGSSYFAVGENVCWANDRNPLESYENWFGALGKAGGNWARLWLAFNEKGLEWMPRPTPKAGTGSYQGLGRYALDNAWRLDEVLRIAEANGVRLMYCIGTYGEFKDGGYFNEGSWVSNPYNAKNGGPCARPQDFWTDETARKLYKRRLRYLVARWGWSPFVFAWEFWNEVEPNPAVEAWTREMAAYLKEIDPNRRLVSTSYGSPPIWNDPNIDFSMTHMYGQAGNVLDFTSRIHRETQANLKFGKPYLLAEFGIDWQAGDQKWDPQGRAINMHNGAWTAIASGSAGTAMLWWWDSYVHPKDAYQVLTPVRKFTDSIDWANNPMKPVERIAVEGPADAPETFHDVTVSASKEWGRTPSNRHEVNRDGTLKGGPVAMTLGSPKRGGDGKELYSEVVWTLDMPQPGKVLVRIGEVCTSARLRIAVDGREAVNRALTTGEPGKGPWKSSRLLEPYKVWVASYDEDVAVEVPAGRHELSIANLEGDWLQVRSITVPSYRSSRFPDVDALAVAGDDLMVLWVHDRNSTWRDPYSGAPPDRWAGLKLTLDAPADSSWRVEWWDTFKGDVVGTVETRPESGRLTLRPPAFERDLAGKLVRVR, encoded by the coding sequence ATGAAGACCTCATTCTCGGCCGTCTTGATCCTGCTCCTCGTCCCCGCGATGGCGAGGGCGCAGGTCGCCGTCGAGGCCGACGCCCGGGGCGTCGCTCGCGTGCTCGTGGGGGGCGTCGACGTCCTCAAGGATGTGGGCGTCGCCGTGGTGAAGCCCGGCTGGAAGGGCGACCTGGCCAACCAGCGGACCGCCGACCCCTCCGAGGTCTCCATTCGCAAGGAGGGGGACCTCACCACCTACGTCATCCCGCTCCACGAGCCCTTCGCGGGCGTTCTGATCGAGCGGATCGTTCGCCAGAAAGACGAGGTTCGCCTGGAGTTCGAGGCCATCCCCGACGAGGAGGCCGAGATTGAGGCGGTGGTGCTCCGCGGTGCCCTGGAGACGGCCGAGCACGCCGGCAAGACTTCATACTTCATCGGCGACGACGAGGCGCCTCACGGCGTCCTTCCCCCCGCCCTTGACGCCGAGCACTACGTCGTTTGGGGGGGCCGACCGCGCTGGATCGGCTTCGAGAAGCCGGAAGAGCAAGGACTGAGGATCGATCCCGGCGACGCGCGAATTCAGATTCAGGACGATCGCAAGTGGAACGCCCCGCACTTCAGCCTGATGGCGATGACCAGCGGCGGCGAGGTTCTAGCGCGGAAGCCGATCCGTATCAGTCTGGCGTTCAAGGCCCAGGCCGCCGGCGTACTCGCGAAGGAGGCGAACGCGAGCGGCGTCGCCGCTGGGAGCGATGATCGCCCGCTGGCGATCGCCGACGCCCGGCTCGACCGCGATCGCGTCGACGTCTTCGCGCCGGTTACGATCGACCTCGATGTTCACGCCCGCTACGAGAACCCCTTCGACCCCGATCAGATCACCGTGGACGCCGAGGTCGTCGCCCCCGACGGCCGCAAAACCAGCGTTCCCGGCTATTACCAGTCGCCGTTCCAGCTTGAGAGAACCGACAGGGCTGAGACGTTGAAGCCAGCCGGCCCCGGCGGATTTCGCGTCAAGTATTCGCCCGTCGTCGCCGGTCGGCATTCGATGACCATCAAGGTGAAGGACGCGAGCGGCGAGGTCCGCTCGAAGCCCCTGATGTTCACGGCCGTTGCGTCGAAGTCGCCGGGGTTCATCCGCGTTGCGGAGAAGGCTCCGCATTACTTCCGGTTCGACGACGGCTCGTCCTATTTCGCCGTGGGCGAGAACGTCTGCTGGGCCAACGATCGGAACCCGCTGGAGAGCTATGAGAACTGGTTCGGCGCCCTCGGCAAGGCGGGGGGCAACTGGGCGCGGCTCTGGCTGGCGTTCAACGAGAAGGGCCTGGAGTGGATGCCCCGACCGACTCCCAAGGCGGGGACCGGCTCCTATCAAGGGCTCGGCCGTTACGCGCTCGACAACGCCTGGCGGCTTGATGAGGTCTTGCGGATCGCCGAGGCCAACGGCGTTCGGCTGATGTACTGCATCGGCACCTACGGCGAGTTCAAGGACGGCGGCTACTTCAACGAGGGAAGCTGGGTCAGCAACCCGTACAACGCCAAGAACGGCGGCCCCTGCGCCCGGCCTCAGGACTTCTGGACCGACGAGACGGCCCGCAAGCTTTACAAGCGGCGTCTACGTTATCTCGTCGCGCGCTGGGGATGGTCGCCGTTCGTGTTCGCCTGGGAGTTCTGGAACGAGGTCGAGCCGAATCCGGCCGTCGAGGCCTGGACCCGCGAGATGGCCGCCTACCTGAAGGAGATCGACCCCAACCGTCGTCTCGTCAGCACCAGCTACGGTTCCCCGCCGATCTGGAACGACCCGAACATCGACTTCTCAATGACTCACATGTACGGCCAGGCCGGCAACGTCCTGGACTTCACCTCGCGCATCCACCGGGAGACGCAGGCGAACCTCAAGTTCGGCAAGCCCTACCTCCTGGCTGAGTTCGGCATCGACTGGCAGGCCGGCGACCAGAAGTGGGACCCCCAGGGCCGGGCGATCAACATGCACAACGGCGCCTGGACGGCGATCGCCTCCGGGTCGGCCGGTACGGCCATGCTCTGGTGGTGGGACTCTTACGTCCACCCCAAGGACGCCTATCAGGTCCTCACGCCGGTCCGGAAATTCACCGACTCCATCGACTGGGCGAACAACCCGATGAAGCCCGTCGAGCGGATCGCCGTTGAAGGACCGGCCGATGCCCCCGAGACGTTTCACGACGTGACCGTCTCCGCATCGAAGGAGTGGGGCCGGACGCCCTCGAATCGCCACGAAGTCAACCGTGACGGGACCTTGAAAGGCGGGCCGGTCGCCATGACGCTCGGCAGTCCCAAACGCGGGGGCGACGGCAAGGAACTGTACTCCGAGGTCGTCTGGACGCTCGACATGCCGCAGCCTGGCAAGGTGCTCGTGAGGATCGGCGAGGTTTGCACGTCGGCCCGGCTGCGGATCGCCGTGGACGGTCGCGAAGCGGTGAATCGAGCATTGACGACCGGCGAGCCGGGCAAGGGGCCGTGGAAGTCGTCTCGACTGCTGGAACCCTACAAGGTCTGGGTGGCCAGTTACGATGAGGACGTCGCCGTGGAGGTCCCCGCCGGACGCCATGAACTGTCGATCGCCAACCTGGAGGGGGACTGGCTCCAGGTCCGTTCGATCACCGTCCCCTCGTATCGGTCGAGCCGCTTTCCGGACGTCGACGCCCTCGCGGTGGCGGGCGACGACCTGATGGTCCTCTGGGTTCACGACCGCAACAGCACCTGGCGCGACCCGTACTCCGGCGCTCCGCCGGACCGATGGGCCGGCCTCAAACTGACGCTCGACGCCCCCGCCGATTCCTCATGGCGCGTCGAGTGGTGGGACACCTTCAAGGGGGATGTCGTCGGAACCGTGGAGACTCGACCCGAATCCGGCCGGCTCACCTTGAGGCCCCCAGCCTTCGAGCGTGACCTGGCTGGGAAGCTCGTCCGCGTTCGCTGA